One genomic segment of Hordeum vulgare subsp. vulgare chromosome 2H, MorexV3_pseudomolecules_assembly, whole genome shotgun sequence includes these proteins:
- the LOC123430565 gene encoding ferredoxin-thioredoxin reductase, variable chain-like — MATATAAACPSTSSWLLLRRPLPPNSAAGRCLAPPQCRARLRSARQVAVSSLSPSPSPDVADEEAAAAPKLGKRVRVTAPVRVYHVPKAPDLDLRGMEGVVKQYVGVWKGKRITANRPFRVEFELKLDGQDKPVRFLAHLREDEFEFV; from the coding sequence ATGGCAACCGCCACCGCCGCGGCGTGCCCTTCCacctcctcgtggctcctcctCCGCCGACCCCTCCCTCCAAATTCCGCGGCCGGGCGCTGCCTCGCGCCACCGCAGTGCCGCGCGCGCCTCCGCTCCGCGCGCCAGGTCGCCGTCAGCAGCTTGTCCCCATCCCCATCCCCCGACGTGGcggacgaggaggccgcggcggcgcCCAAGCTCGGCAAGCGCGTGCGCGTCACGGCGCCGGTCCGCGTCTACCACGTCCCCAAGGCGCCGGACCTGGACCTCCGTGGCATGGAAGGTGTGGTCAAGCAGTATGTCGGTGTCTGGAAGGGCAAGCGGATCACGGCCAATCGCCCTTTCCGGGTGGAGTTCGAGCTGAAGCTGGACGGGCAGGACAAGCCGGTCCGGTTCCTCGCTCACCTCCGGGAAGACGAGTTCGAATTCGTCTGA